In Gouania willdenowi chromosome 15, fGouWil2.1, whole genome shotgun sequence, one DNA window encodes the following:
- the myoz1a gene encoding myozenin-1a — MPLGTPAPQNKRRKLNKIITDLSHITQDEGEAEPEELDLGKKIRTPKDIMLEELSLMKNRGSKMFKMRQKRVEKFIYENNPDVFSSESMDYLQKFVPSLGGEIGGQTINIGGHLLSKQTAHLYIGQAGGAGGAPVPPPKPGSKGAGGGAGGAGGAGGAGGAGGQGGLGGGDAMGSGGSGDLQKGGGKDGSTKTLIIGKTYLSPWEKAMKGDEGLLATQKIAMPCPLDHKDLPKYKCFNRSAMPYGGFEKANQFLKFQLPDTEALKPEPEPSVVYQHDVGCRPSFNRTPIGWVVSGEPSSIHVETDAVPFDVETDEL; from the exons ATGCCTCTGGGAACACCTGCCCCCCAAAACAAGCGGAGAAAGCTAAACAAGATCATAACTGACCTCTCACATATCACTCAGGATG AGGGCGAGGCAGAACCAGAGGAGCTGGACCTGGGGAAGAAAATTAGGACTCCAAAAGACATCATGCTGGAGGAGCTCTCCCTGATGAAGAACCGAGGCTCCAAGATGTTCAAAATGAGACAGAAGAGAGTGGAGAAGTTCATCTATGAGAACAACCCTGACGTTTTCAGCAGTGAGTCTATG GACTACCTCCAGAAATTTGTTCCCTCTCTGGGAGGTGAGATCGGAGGTCAGACGATCAACATCGGAGGTCACCTTTTGAGCAAACAGACAGCACATCTGTATATTGGACAGGCTGGGGGTGCTGGGGGAGCCCCGGTGCCTCCTCCAAAGCCTGGAAGCAAAGGTGCAGGTGGTGGAGCGGGAGGAGCGGGAGGAGCAGGTGGTGCAGGAGGAGCGGGAGGTCAAGGAGGGCTGGGTGGAGGGGATGCAATGGGATCTGGTGGATCTGGTGACCTTCAAAAAG GAGGAGGTAAGGATGGTTCAACCAAGACTCTGATTATTGGGAAAACATATCTGTCCCCCTGGGAGAAGGCAATGAAGGGCGATGAGGGTCTACTCGCCACTCAGAAGATTGCAATGCCGTGTCCTCTTGATCATAAAGACCTCCCCAAGTACAAGTGCTTTAACAG GAGTGCAATGCCTTATGGTGGCTTTGAAAAGGCCAACCAGTTCCTGAAATTCCAACTTCCAGACACTGAGGCGTTGAAACCAGAGCCCGAACCTTCAGTGGTGTACCAGCATGACGTAGGCTGTCGGCCATCTTTTAACCGCACTCCCATTGGCTGGGTGGTCAGTGGCGAGCCCAGCAGCATTCACGTGGAAACAGATGCTGTGCCCTTCGATGTAGAGACCGATGAGCTGTGA